From Streptomyces sp. NBC_01754, a single genomic window includes:
- a CDS encoding cupin domain-containing protein has protein sequence MWFGGAIGANEPGAKCGTRRERMRGRSRHVLLVGACAAALGFVPAAAVATPGSGVSATVVAEGTSQGKLKVKTPKGRTDVTFREITVQPGGSTGWHTHRGQLIVVVKSGTLTRTLGDCSVEVSPAGTSFVEPSGAAHRHVGRNLGTEPVVLWATYLLPHGSELSEEAEAADCPATG, from the coding sequence ATGTGGTTCGGCGGGGCGATCGGCGCGAACGAGCCGGGAGCGAAGTGCGGGACGAGGCGGGAGCGGATGCGCGGAAGGTCGCGCCACGTCCTGCTGGTGGGAGCCTGTGCGGCGGCACTCGGTTTCGTACCGGCGGCGGCCGTCGCGACACCGGGGAGCGGGGTGAGCGCGACCGTCGTCGCCGAGGGCACGTCCCAGGGCAAGCTGAAGGTGAAGACACCGAAGGGCCGTACGGACGTGACCTTCCGGGAGATCACCGTGCAGCCCGGCGGGTCCACCGGCTGGCACACCCACCGGGGTCAGCTGATAGTCGTCGTCAAGTCCGGGACGCTGACCCGGACCCTCGGTGACTGCTCGGTCGAGGTGTCACCCGCCGGGACGTCGTTCGTCGAGCCGTCCGGGGCCGCCCACCGGCACGTCGGCCGCAACCTGGGCACCGAGCCCGTGGTGCTGTGGGCCACCTATCTGCTCCCTCACGGGAGCGAACTCTCCGAAGAGGCCGAAGCGGCGGACTGCCCGGCGACGGGATGA
- a CDS encoding fluoride efflux transporter FluC — translation MLQKMALHTHSHPDHHPGVQRSVVAAVAVGGAAGACARYGAERLWPTGGTQFPWTILLVNAVGCFLMGALMVTLKLRFPSAPRLVSPLLGTGVLGGFTSFSHYTDGVRKLFEADRPGYATGSLLLTVAAALAGVTAGALLAHAALRGGYHSRGGA, via the coding sequence ATGCTCCAGAAGATGGCTCTGCACACCCATTCGCACCCGGATCACCATCCCGGCGTCCAGCGCTCGGTGGTGGCCGCCGTCGCGGTTGGCGGGGCCGCCGGAGCCTGCGCCCGGTACGGCGCCGAGCGGCTGTGGCCCACCGGTGGAACGCAATTCCCCTGGACGATCCTGCTGGTCAACGCGGTGGGGTGCTTCCTGATGGGCGCCCTGATGGTGACCCTCAAGCTGCGCTTCCCCTCCGCCCCCCGGCTCGTGAGCCCCCTGCTGGGCACCGGGGTTCTCGGCGGCTTCACCTCCTTCTCGCACTACACGGACGGGGTGCGGAAGCTCTTCGAGGCCGACCGGCCCGGCTACGCGACGGGCAGTCTCCTGCTGACCGTGGCAGCGGCGCTGGCCGGAGTGACGGCGGGCGCGCTCCTCGCCCACGCGGCCCTTCGGGGCGGTTACCACTCCAGGGGCGGCGCGTGA
- a CDS encoding pyridoxal phosphate-dependent aminotransferase: MEFRQSSKLNEVCYEIRGPVIEQANALEEAGHSVLRLNTGNPALFGFEAPEEIVQDMIRMLPQAHGYTDSRGILSARRAVAQRYQAMGLDGVGVDDVFLGNGVSELISMAVQALLEDGDEVLIPSPDYPLWTAVTTLAGGRAVHYICDEAADWNPDLADMASKITDRTRAVVIINPNNPTGAVYPREVLDGVLDLARRHGLMVFADEIYDQILYDDAEHHPVSVLAPDLLCLTFSGLSKTYRVAGFRSGWMVVSGPQQHARGYLEGLTTLASMRLCPNAPAQYAIQAALGGRQSIRELVAPGGRLHEQRDRAWERLNEIPGVSCVKPKGALYAFPRIDPKVHAIVDDERFVLDLLLREKIQVVQGTGFNWPRPDHFRILTLPYADDLDAAISRIGRFLSGYRQ; this comes from the coding sequence ATGGAGTTCCGTCAGTCCAGCAAGCTCAACGAGGTCTGTTACGAGATCAGGGGCCCGGTCATCGAGCAGGCCAACGCCCTTGAGGAGGCCGGCCACAGCGTGCTCCGCCTGAACACGGGCAATCCGGCGCTCTTCGGCTTCGAGGCCCCGGAGGAGATCGTCCAGGACATGATCCGGATGCTCCCGCAGGCGCACGGCTACACCGACTCCCGCGGCATCCTGTCCGCCCGTCGCGCCGTGGCCCAGCGGTACCAGGCGATGGGGCTGGACGGCGTCGGCGTGGACGACGTCTTCCTGGGCAACGGCGTCTCCGAGCTGATCTCCATGGCGGTGCAGGCGCTTCTGGAGGACGGCGACGAGGTGCTGATCCCGAGCCCCGACTATCCGCTGTGGACCGCCGTGACCACGCTCGCGGGCGGCAGAGCCGTGCACTACATCTGCGACGAGGCGGCGGACTGGAATCCGGATCTCGCGGACATGGCCTCGAAGATCACCGACCGCACCCGGGCCGTCGTGATCATCAACCCGAACAACCCGACGGGTGCCGTGTATCCCCGGGAAGTCCTCGACGGGGTGCTCGACCTGGCGCGCCGTCACGGACTGATGGTGTTCGCGGACGAGATCTACGACCAGATCCTCTACGACGACGCCGAGCACCACCCGGTGTCGGTGCTGGCGCCGGATCTGCTCTGCCTCACCTTCAGCGGACTGTCCAAGACGTACCGCGTCGCCGGGTTCCGTTCCGGGTGGATGGTGGTGTCGGGCCCCCAGCAGCACGCCCGCGGCTATCTGGAGGGGCTGACCACGCTCGCCTCCATGCGGCTGTGCCCCAACGCGCCCGCGCAGTACGCCATCCAGGCCGCGCTCGGTGGCCGGCAGTCGATCCGGGAGCTCGTAGCCCCGGGAGGCAGGCTCCACGAGCAGCGCGACCGGGCCTGGGAGCGGCTGAACGAGATCCCCGGGGTGTCGTGCGTGAAGCCGAAGGGGGCGTTGTACGCGTTCCCGCGCATCGACCCGAAGGTGCACGCCATCGTCGACGACGAGCGGTTCGTCCTGGACCTGCTGCTGCGGGAGAAGATCCAGGTGGTGCAGGGCACCGGTTTCAACTGGCCGCGCCCTGACCACTTCCGGATCCTGACCCTCCCGTACGCCGACGACCTCGACGCGGCGATCAGCCGCATCGGCCGCTTCCTCTCCGGATACCGCCAGTGA
- a CDS encoding winged helix-turn-helix transcriptional regulator yields MPRQQAPAPRPSRRRSYDQFCAAARALDSVGDRWTLLIVRELLAGPRRYTDLHADLPGVSTDVLASRLRDMEQGGLAVRRKLPPPAAASVYELTAHGRGLLPVLAALTRWGAPALAERRPTDAVRAHWFALPLLSAMDGLVCSGTVEVRLDEGEFHIRTGVDPAGREVYGYGPAPDADACLVLDAELCLALGRGERTLAEAVEDGGIEVRGESPLADEIRGLGPGLAEAPRRRHP; encoded by the coding sequence ATGCCACGTCAGCAGGCGCCAGCCCCGCGCCCCTCCCGCCGCCGGAGTTACGACCAGTTCTGTGCCGCCGCGCGCGCCCTCGACTCCGTGGGCGACCGGTGGACGCTGCTGATCGTCCGTGAACTGCTGGCCGGGCCCCGCCGCTACACCGACCTGCACGCCGACCTGCCCGGCGTCAGCACGGACGTGCTGGCCTCCCGGCTCAGGGACATGGAGCAGGGCGGCCTGGCCGTCCGCCGGAAGCTGCCTCCGCCCGCCGCCGCCTCGGTCTACGAACTGACCGCGCACGGCCGGGGCCTCCTGCCCGTCCTCGCCGCGCTCACCCGCTGGGGCGCGCCCGCGCTCGCCGAGCGCCGGCCCACCGACGCGGTGCGCGCCCACTGGTTCGCCCTGCCGCTGCTGAGTGCCATGGACGGGCTGGTCTGCTCCGGTACCGTCGAAGTGCGGCTGGACGAGGGGGAGTTCCATATCCGTACGGGGGTGGATCCGGCGGGCCGGGAGGTGTACGGCTACGGCCCGGCCCCGGACGCCGACGCCTGCCTGGTACTCGACGCGGAGCTCTGCCTGGCGCTCGGGCGGGGCGAGCGCACCCTGGCCGAGGCCGTCGAGGACGGCGGGATCGAGGTGCGCGGGGAGAGCCCGCTGGCCGACGAGATCCGTGGACTCGGTCCGGGGCTCGCGGAGGCGCCCCGGCGGCGGCACCCGTGA
- a CDS encoding urease subunit gamma, producing MNLAPREIDKLLVYVVADLARKRQGRGLKLNYSESVALITEAILEAARDGKSVADCMELGRQILSEDDTMPGVREMLGLLQVEASFMDGTKLVSCHDPIAG from the coding sequence ATGAACCTCGCCCCTCGCGAGATCGACAAGCTGCTGGTGTACGTGGTGGCCGACCTGGCCCGCAAACGCCAGGGCCGTGGGCTCAAGCTCAACTACAGCGAGTCCGTCGCACTGATCACCGAGGCGATCCTGGAGGCCGCCCGGGACGGCAAGAGTGTCGCCGACTGCATGGAACTCGGCCGTCAGATCCTCTCCGAGGACGACACCATGCCGGGCGTACGCGAGATGCTGGGGCTGCTCCAGGTCGAGGCGTCCTTCATGGACGGCACCAAGCTGGTCTCCTGTCACGACCCCATCGCGGGCTGA
- a CDS encoding 2-phosphosulfolactate phosphatase: MDARFLGTAELSEVPSVAVVVDVMRAFTVAARAFAQGAEKIVLAGSLDEALALKARHPDWVALKDGPPAPGFDAVNSPALLRSVDLGGRTVVQKTTAGTVGALAVKEASLVLCAGFVVAEATARLLRMRVCDAVTFVVTGEDGQAEEDLACAQYIARRITGGGTDAAEYLRRAGRSRAAAELAEGVCQGAHPDDVALCLELDRFPFAMVAASEDSLMVLRPCAVPSPAGETSV; the protein is encoded by the coding sequence GTGGATGCTCGTTTCCTCGGCACGGCCGAGCTGTCCGAAGTTCCGTCCGTGGCGGTCGTGGTCGACGTCATGCGCGCTTTCACGGTGGCTGCCCGGGCCTTCGCCCAAGGGGCGGAGAAGATCGTCCTTGCCGGGTCGCTGGACGAAGCCCTGGCGCTGAAGGCTCGCCACCCGGACTGGGTGGCGCTCAAGGACGGTCCGCCCGCGCCCGGGTTCGACGCCGTCAACTCGCCGGCCCTGCTGCGGTCCGTCGATCTCGGTGGACGGACCGTCGTGCAGAAGACCACGGCAGGTACCGTCGGCGCCCTCGCGGTCAAGGAGGCGTCGCTGGTGCTGTGCGCCGGCTTCGTGGTGGCGGAGGCGACGGCCCGGCTCTTGCGGATGCGCGTGTGTGACGCTGTGACGTTCGTGGTCACCGGCGAGGACGGGCAGGCCGAAGAAGATCTGGCGTGCGCCCAGTACATCGCCCGGAGGATCACCGGGGGCGGGACGGACGCGGCTGAGTACCTCCGCCGGGCCGGCCGGTCGCGCGCCGCCGCCGAACTCGCGGAGGGGGTGTGTCAGGGAGCCCATCCCGATGACGTCGCACTCTGTCTCGAACTCGACCGGTTCCCCTTCGCCATGGTGGCGGCCTCGGAGGACTCGCTCATGGTCCTCCGCCCGTGCGCCGTGCCCTCGCCGGCCGGCGAGACGTCGGTCTGA
- a CDS encoding SWIM zinc finger family protein, which produces MSPAASPAVRPGPDDLRRTFEAVPARTADARTPFADSWWGRAWVDALETLSMDEGRLARGRVYADGGHVAAVTVTPGRVIAYVHGSRPRPYRAELRLRTFSESDWDTFLDAVAARPGHLSALLDKEMPHSLVDTAGETGIRLLPAAGDLDPDCSCPDRGWPCKHVAALCFQTARLLDSDPFVLLLMRGRGERELLDELGRRNAEHSARERPTVVSIPSVAARDALADRFLPPLPPPLPVPPHPGGPPAYPELPGARDPLGLDHLATDAAARAHALLTTGEDPLAGLSTWQDAVRIAASRPTAGLTATTRALYRELAFATGRTTTDLARAVAAWRQGGAQGLEVLENEWDPPAGPFDRARPALAAADHPRFQPWHNRLTDPSGTLQLRFGHDGRWYGYESDQGQDDWWPRAAPDTDPVDVLTALRG; this is translated from the coding sequence ATGAGCCCCGCCGCGAGCCCGGCCGTCCGCCCCGGCCCCGACGACCTGCGGCGCACCTTCGAAGCGGTGCCCGCCCGCACCGCCGACGCCCGCACGCCCTTCGCGGACAGCTGGTGGGGGCGTGCCTGGGTGGACGCCCTGGAGACCCTGTCCATGGACGAGGGCCGCCTCGCACGCGGCCGTGTGTACGCCGACGGCGGCCACGTCGCCGCCGTCACCGTGACCCCCGGCCGGGTCATCGCCTACGTCCACGGCAGCCGCCCCCGCCCCTACCGCGCGGAGCTGAGGCTGCGTACGTTCTCGGAGTCCGACTGGGACACCTTCCTGGACGCGGTCGCCGCGCGGCCCGGGCACCTGTCCGCGCTGCTGGACAAGGAGATGCCGCATTCCCTGGTGGACACCGCCGGGGAGACCGGTATCCGGCTGCTGCCCGCCGCCGGGGACCTGGACCCCGACTGCTCCTGCCCGGACCGGGGATGGCCCTGCAAGCACGTGGCGGCGCTCTGCTTCCAGACCGCTCGGCTGCTGGACAGCGACCCGTTCGTCCTGTTGCTGATGCGCGGCCGGGGAGAGCGCGAACTCCTCGACGAACTCGGCCGCCGCAACGCCGAACACTCCGCACGTGAACGGCCCACCGTTGTCTCCATACCGTCGGTGGCGGCCCGCGACGCCCTCGCCGACCGCTTCCTGCCCCCGCTCCCCCCGCCCCTGCCCGTGCCCCCGCACCCCGGTGGGCCGCCGGCCTATCCGGAACTGCCCGGGGCCCGCGACCCGCTCGGGCTGGACCACCTCGCCACGGACGCCGCGGCCCGCGCCCACGCACTCCTGACCACCGGTGAGGACCCGCTCGCCGGACTCAGCACCTGGCAGGACGCCGTGCGCATCGCCGCGTCGCGCCCCACCGCCGGGCTCACCGCCACCACCCGGGCGCTCTACCGGGAACTCGCCTTCGCCACCGGCCGCACCACCACCGACCTGGCCCGTGCCGTCGCGGCCTGGCGGCAGGGCGGCGCGCAGGGCCTGGAGGTCCTGGAGAACGAGTGGGACCCGCCGGCCGGACCGTTCGACCGGGCGCGACCCGCCCTCGCGGCGGCCGACCACCCGCGCTTCCAGCCCTGGCACAACCGCCTCACCGATCCCAGCGGCACCCTCCAGCTCCGCTTCGGCCACGACGGCCGGTGGTACGGCTACGAATCGGACCAGGGCCAGGACGACTGGTGGCCCCGTGCCGCACCGGACACCGACCCCGTGGACGTGCTCACCGCCCTGCGCGGCTGA
- a CDS encoding fluoride efflux transporter FluC codes for MTDWLLVLAGALVGAPVRYLLGVDAKYRLGGSFPWGTLAANAAACLVLGFVARAATDGDLGTRLHLLLAAGFCGALSTWSTFSYELLTLASARRLAVAGGYLLLSVGAGLGLSFAGAAVAGAVF; via the coding sequence ATCACCGACTGGCTTCTCGTGCTGGCCGGGGCGCTCGTCGGGGCACCGGTGCGCTATCTGCTCGGGGTGGACGCCAAGTACCGCCTCGGCGGCTCCTTCCCCTGGGGGACGCTCGCGGCCAACGCGGCCGCGTGCCTGGTGCTGGGGTTCGTCGCGCGGGCCGCCACGGACGGCGATCTGGGGACGCGGCTCCACCTGCTGCTGGCCGCCGGGTTCTGCGGCGCCCTGTCGACGTGGTCGACCTTCTCCTACGAACTCCTGACCCTCGCCTCCGCACGGCGGCTCGCGGTGGCCGGGGGGTATCTGCTGCTCAGCGTGGGGGCGGGGCTCGGGCTCTCGTTCGCCGGGGCGGCGGTGGCGGGCGCGGTCTTCTGA
- a CDS encoding urea transporter, with the protein MPVAEPENVAKLQKREPAGFLLASLRGVGQVDFQPLLWTGVLILAALWAAGWQVGLFATMGTVFATAAAYALGIDRSSIALGLQGFSGCLTGIALVVYLGNHLSTYLLTLVGAVMCTVLNSTLTTFLAPYGLKAMTAPFCVVSGVMVIGASSYARVWHGTAKTAPDPTYGGPGLTGQDFGHAFLNNFSQVFLVDEWYVGLIMLVGLACAGWRVALFAAAGSVVGVLVAWAFGAPVAQITNGIYGYNSVLVAIGMGTVFLTATAWNTVYTLVAAAAATALTASLTTLFQPFNGHTFTWPFNLTTWAFMAAVPFLTRIRSVSGPSGSDRPSSSTS; encoded by the coding sequence GTGCCCGTCGCCGAACCGGAGAACGTCGCCAAGCTGCAGAAGAGGGAACCCGCGGGCTTCCTCCTCGCCTCCTTACGCGGAGTGGGACAGGTCGACTTCCAGCCCCTCCTGTGGACCGGTGTCCTCATCCTCGCCGCCCTGTGGGCCGCCGGCTGGCAGGTAGGACTCTTCGCGACGATGGGCACCGTCTTCGCCACGGCCGCCGCCTACGCGCTGGGCATCGACAGGTCGAGCATCGCCCTCGGTCTCCAGGGGTTCAGCGGCTGCCTCACGGGCATCGCGCTGGTCGTCTACCTGGGCAACCACCTCTCCACGTACCTGCTCACCCTCGTCGGCGCGGTCATGTGCACCGTCCTCAACTCGACCCTGACCACCTTCCTCGCGCCGTACGGACTGAAGGCGATGACCGCGCCGTTCTGCGTGGTCTCCGGGGTCATGGTGATCGGGGCGTCCTCCTACGCCAGGGTCTGGCACGGAACCGCCAAGACGGCCCCCGACCCCACCTACGGGGGTCCGGGGCTCACCGGGCAGGACTTCGGGCACGCCTTCCTCAACAACTTCTCGCAGGTCTTCCTCGTCGACGAGTGGTACGTCGGGCTCATCATGCTCGTCGGCCTGGCCTGTGCGGGGTGGCGCGTCGCCCTGTTCGCCGCGGCCGGCAGCGTCGTGGGCGTCCTGGTGGCCTGGGCGTTCGGGGCCCCCGTCGCCCAGATCACCAACGGCATCTACGGGTACAACTCCGTACTGGTCGCCATCGGCATGGGCACGGTCTTCCTCACCGCCACCGCCTGGAACACCGTGTACACCCTGGTCGCCGCCGCCGCGGCCACCGCACTGACCGCCTCGCTGACCACCCTGTTCCAGCCGTTCAACGGCCACACCTTCACCTGGCCCTTCAACCTCACGACCTGGGCGTTCATGGCCGCGGTCCCCTTCCTGACGCGTATCCGCAGCGTCAGCGGTCCCTCCGGTTCCGACCGCCCGTCCTCCTCGACATCCTGA
- a CDS encoding cobalamin biosynthesis protein CbiX: MADLRRVVAVYGHEAEDGEALRDLAGPEALVVPGGRELIRALARLRRSGEEACVVPMTLGRDPELVADTARTLRALPAAQTSGTLLAEPFATARHLIAWLRAAANRAPETSALLVTAPAGGPFDDAELYRIARLVHGYDSRRPVEVAFTGGDPDPAEGVRRCALLGASRVTLLPAGFHLPEVPGVPGVEVTSAGPTVSRAALARVLAERVADAGLRWSRRRDDGVGAGLTAADDHGHSHTHPPGEGHDHARPHPHPHVHPHVHGADHVTRSTV, encoded by the coding sequence GTGGCCGACCTCCGCCGCGTCGTCGCCGTGTACGGCCATGAGGCCGAAGACGGCGAGGCGCTGCGCGACCTCGCCGGCCCGGAGGCGCTCGTCGTCCCCGGCGGGCGCGAGCTGATCCGTGCCCTGGCCCGTCTGAGACGCTCGGGCGAGGAGGCGTGCGTCGTCCCCATGACTCTGGGCAGGGACCCCGAACTCGTGGCGGACACCGCCCGGACGCTGCGCGCGCTGCCGGCCGCACAGACCTCCGGGACCCTGCTCGCGGAGCCGTTCGCCACCGCCCGGCATCTGATCGCCTGGCTGCGGGCGGCCGCGAACCGAGCACCGGAGACCTCGGCCCTGCTCGTCACCGCCCCGGCCGGCGGGCCGTTCGACGACGCCGAGCTGTACCGGATCGCACGGCTCGTCCACGGCTACGACAGCCGTCGGCCGGTCGAGGTCGCCTTCACCGGCGGTGATCCGGATCCCGCCGAGGGCGTACGGCGCTGCGCACTGCTCGGAGCCTCCCGGGTGACGCTGCTGCCCGCCGGCTTCCACCTTCCCGAGGTACCCGGCGTCCCGGGCGTCGAGGTCACGTCCGCCGGACCGACGGTGTCCCGCGCGGCCCTGGCCCGGGTACTCGCCGAGCGGGTGGCCGACGCCGGGCTGCGGTGGAGCCGCCGACGGGACGACGGCGTCGGAGCCGGACTGACCGCCGCCGACGACCACGGCCACTCCCACACGCATCCCCCGGGCGAGGGACACGACCACGCCCGTCCCCACCCGCACCCGCATGTCCACCCACATGTCCATGGAGCGGACCACGTCACCAGGAGCACCGTATGA
- a CDS encoding urease subunit beta, translating to MTFRQKYLYGEEPIEINAGRRTVRLTVENTGDRAIQIGSHYHFFEVNSALSFDRQKALGMHLNIAAGTAVRVEPGGTREVELCEYAGTGRLVGFSGLLNGSLVSHPARVEAVRRAIERGFAGAESSAKGRPAAGGSADEPRNQKDSKQDSKKDSKQKKGSR from the coding sequence ATGACATTCCGCCAGAAGTACCTGTACGGCGAGGAACCGATCGAGATCAACGCCGGCCGCCGGACCGTCCGGCTCACCGTCGAGAACACCGGAGACCGGGCGATCCAGATCGGGTCGCACTACCACTTCTTCGAGGTCAACTCCGCACTGTCGTTCGACCGGCAGAAGGCGCTGGGAATGCACCTCAACATCGCCGCCGGCACCGCCGTACGCGTCGAGCCCGGCGGTACGCGCGAGGTCGAGCTGTGCGAGTACGCCGGCACCGGGCGGCTGGTCGGCTTCAGCGGACTGCTCAACGGCAGTCTCGTCTCGCACCCCGCCCGGGTCGAAGCCGTCCGCAGGGCGATCGAACGGGGCTTCGCCGGCGCGGAGAGCAGTGCGAAGGGCAGGCCCGCCGCAGGGGGGAGCGCGGACGAGCCCAGGAACCAGAAGGACTCCAAGCAGGACTCCAAGAAGGACTCCAAGCAGAAGAAGGGTTCGCGCTGA